In the genome of Pseudomonadota bacterium, one region contains:
- a CDS encoding response regulator produces the protein MVGNFSGLRHHASLATGQLLGPGEKIFIVDDDPSIREPLKIFLEDQGLSVGDFSNAEELLQAMDKGGVALVLLDIGLPDIDGRSLLPQIHEKYPDVAVIMLTGVADLKVALDCIREGADDYLSKPVQFSEILIVVKKTLEKRRLIFENRKYHEDLEKAHFRIHVLHQLSVKMNHAYLSTVELDEILQAVLVGITANEGLRFNRAFLAMFDDDNRYLEGRLAIGPDCRDDAGKIWAEMQDKSLSFLQIVNEFRSSCNGADSEVNRIIKELRIPADDIDNILIKAARERRSIRVSRDNGSLPVPLERRSQESLLGESIWPEAVERRYDAASGAIQVPHQLMELLNEDTFVIVPLFSPSRPFGVIIADNFVTRQPISDNHIGSLELFASQASLAIEHSHLYRDQQLKIEELESLNEELDKNKDLLIEADRYSALGQMAAQLVHSIRNPITSIGGSARILNRKYATEEQKKFLEVISTETDRLEKILDDLCDYTEQQDEKSREPVVLYGLLRKTMMLVQQDMQKQQIRWELECDDQELKVVVNPKQIRQIFLHLFKNAVEAMPEGGFLKVVVSKTSDWVIVSVSDTGIGMSEDYIEKAADPFFTTKTYGTGMGLTMVEKVLENHGGFSEIKKSASGGLDVVVYLPVSLLHNS, from the coding sequence ATGGTTGGAAATTTTTCCGGACTTCGTCATCACGCCTCTCTCGCAACAGGGCAGTTATTGGGTCCTGGAGAGAAGATATTTATCGTCGATGATGATCCGTCCATTCGTGAGCCTCTCAAGATCTTTCTGGAAGACCAGGGCCTTTCAGTAGGTGATTTTTCCAACGCTGAAGAGCTTCTCCAGGCGATGGATAAGGGCGGAGTTGCCCTTGTTCTTCTTGATATCGGGTTGCCTGATATTGACGGCCGTTCCCTGCTTCCCCAGATTCATGAGAAGTATCCTGATGTGGCGGTCATCATGCTGACAGGGGTTGCCGATCTCAAGGTTGCTCTCGACTGTATCCGGGAGGGTGCGGATGATTATCTCTCCAAGCCGGTTCAGTTCAGTGAAATCCTCATCGTGGTGAAGAAGACGCTTGAAAAAAGGCGTCTGATTTTTGAAAATCGCAAATATCATGAGGATCTTGAAAAAGCCCATTTCAGGATTCATGTACTGCATCAGCTCTCCGTAAAAATGAATCATGCCTACCTGAGTACGGTGGAACTCGATGAGATTCTGCAGGCGGTTCTGGTGGGCATTACCGCAAACGAAGGTCTGCGCTTTAACCGGGCCTTTCTGGCCATGTTTGATGACGATAACCGGTATCTTGAGGGCAGGCTTGCTATCGGTCCGGATTGCAGGGATGATGCCGGGAAGATCTGGGCCGAGATGCAGGACAAGTCGTTAAGCTTCCTGCAGATAGTCAACGAATTTCGGAGCAGTTGCAATGGCGCCGACAGCGAAGTGAACCGGATCATCAAAGAGTTGAGGATTCCCGCTGACGACATTGATAACATCCTGATCAAGGCAGCCCGGGAAAGGAGAAGCATCCGGGTTTCCCGGGACAACGGCAGTCTGCCGGTGCCACTGGAAAGACGCTCCCAGGAAAGTCTGCTTGGCGAGAGTATCTGGCCGGAGGCCGTTGAACGACGCTATGATGCCGCTTCCGGAGCGATCCAGGTTCCCCATCAGCTGATGGAGCTGTTGAATGAAGATACTTTTGTAATTGTGCCACTGTTCTCGCCGAGCCGCCCTTTCGGGGTGATCATCGCCGACAATTTTGTCACCCGGCAGCCGATTAGCGACAACCACATCGGTTCTCTTGAGCTTTTTGCCAGCCAGGCAAGCCTTGCCATTGAACACAGCCATCTCTACCGTGATCAGCAGCTTAAGATCGAGGAACTGGAAAGCCTGAATGAGGAACTTGATAAAAACAAGGACCTGTTGATTGAAGCTGATCGATATTCCGCTCTGGGGCAGATGGCGGCACAGCTTGTTCATTCCATCAGGAATCCCATCACCTCCATCGGCGGATCTGCGAGGATCCTGAACCGGAAGTATGCAACCGAGGAGCAGAAAAAGTTTCTCGAGGTGATCAGCACTGAAACAGACCGTCTGGAAAAGATACTTGATGATCTCTGCGATTACACCGAGCAGCAGGATGAGAAAAGTCGGGAGCCTGTGGTGCTCTACGGATTGCTGCGAAAAACCATGATGCTGGTCCAGCAGGATATGCAGAAGCAGCAGATCAGGTGGGAATTGGAGTGTGATGATCAGGAACTCAAGGTTGTCGTAAATCCCAAGCAGATCCGGCAGATCTTTTTGCATCTTTTCAAAAACGCTGTGGAAGCTATGCCGGAAGGGGGCTTCCTGAAAGTGGTAGTCAGTAAAACAAGTGATTGGGTCATTGTCTCCGTTTCCGATACCGGGATCGGGATGTCTGAAGATTATATCGAAAAAGCGGCAGACCCTTTCTTTACCACCAAGACCTATGGGACCGGGATGGGGCTGACCATGGTGGAAAAGGTGCTTGAAAATCATGGCGGCTTTTCCGAGATCAAGAAAAGCGCTTCCGGCGGTCTCGATGTGGTGGTCTATCTTCCGGTTTCCTTGCTGCACAATTCCTGA
- a CDS encoding YeeE/YedE family protein, with the protein MAEGSVMGSKVKGLYKSLCQDEWDAYTVGIIIAFLSVLMLAWSRPWGAVGAIRNWGDWIIYGMGFDPFGMFDGEAPSHVLKNSGSVIGVGFIGGAFVSACLGNNFAFRIPPVLEMVKAVIAGGLMGVGAALAGGCNVGGFYNAIGNLSAHGFAMMIGLVLGAVTGLKYLYWEMEHITWGSGGAKTIELPSALQIVLGLLAIGGLIYGAYNYSGNEDLAKMSGMLVIAAGLGYAMQRGRWCMIQGFREPHMTGDCTMAKSVALSVLLLAIGIAVVKAAGLQSPIHYVRGTFGWGGVVGGFIFALGAMFAGGCGTGTLWRVGEGQIKLWIVVPFFGISNSIMTAWFNSGDVEGQTAWAEFLSDADTDKLLVFGGKLGKFVYMPDTFLGYGGTLLLISLAMAAWFLIVKWNEDTNKFIVPM; encoded by the coding sequence ATGGCTGAGGGAAGTGTTATGGGGAGCAAAGTCAAAGGGCTGTACAAGTCTCTCTGTCAGGACGAGTGGGACGCTTATACGGTAGGCATTATCATTGCCTTTCTCAGCGTGCTGATGCTGGCCTGGTCTCGTCCCTGGGGCGCGGTCGGAGCGATTCGGAACTGGGGTGACTGGATCATCTACGGGATGGGTTTTGATCCGTTCGGGATGTTTGATGGTGAAGCTCCTTCCCATGTTCTGAAAAACAGCGGTTCGGTGATCGGCGTTGGCTTTATTGGCGGTGCCTTTGTCTCTGCCTGCCTCGGTAACAATTTTGCTTTCCGTATTCCTCCTGTTCTGGAGATGGTCAAGGCGGTAATTGCGGGTGGCCTGATGGGAGTTGGCGCAGCTCTGGCCGGTGGCTGTAATGTCGGCGGGTTTTACAATGCGATCGGCAATCTTTCCGCGCACGGTTTTGCGATGATGATCGGTCTTGTGCTTGGCGCTGTGACCGGTTTGAAATATCTTTACTGGGAGATGGAGCATATTACCTGGGGTAGCGGCGGCGCCAAAACCATTGAGCTTCCTTCGGCGCTGCAGATTGTTCTCGGGCTTCTTGCCATTGGCGGCCTGATTTACGGAGCATACAATTATTCCGGCAATGAAGATCTGGCCAAGATGAGCGGGATGCTCGTCATTGCTGCCGGTCTTGGATATGCGATGCAGCGTGGCCGCTGGTGCATGATCCAGGGGTTCCGTGAGCCGCATATGACCGGTGACTGCACCATGGCCAAATCCGTTGCCTTAAGTGTTCTTCTGCTGGCTATCGGTATCGCTGTAGTGAAGGCTGCCGGACTTCAGTCTCCTATCCATTATGTCCGCGGGACCTTTGGTTGGGGTGGGGTGGTCGGTGGGTTTATTTTTGCCCTGGGCGCCATGTTTGCCGGAGGGTGCGGTACCGGTACCTTGTGGCGTGTTGGCGAGGGCCAGATTAAATTGTGGATCGTTGTGCCGTTTTTCGGGATCTCCAATTCAATCATGACCGCCTGGTTTAATAGCGGGGATGTGGAAGGCCAGACAGCATGGGCTGAATTTCTGTCGGATGCCGACACCGACAAGCTTCTTGTTTTTGGCGGCAAGCTTGGGAAATTTGTCTACATGCCGGATACTTTTCTCGGTTATGGCGGAACCCTGTTATTGATTTCGCTGGCAATGGCTGCATGGTTCCTGATTGTGAAATGGAATGAAGATACCAATAAATTTATTGTGCCGATGTGA
- a CDS encoding sulfurtransferase TusA family protein, with protein sequence MSGTKTAPAGINADRTLDAKGLSCPMPMLRTKKEIDKINSGQILEVLGTDPGSRNDLPGWCERSGHEFLGEKEDSGFFRFYIKKG encoded by the coding sequence ATGAGCGGAACCAAAACAGCCCCTGCCGGGATCAATGCAGACCGCACTCTCGATGCCAAAGGCTTAAGCTGCCCCATGCCGATGCTTCGCACCAAGAAAGAGATCGACAAGATAAACTCCGGCCAGATACTCGAAGTTCTTGGCACCGACCCCGGCTCAAGAAATGATCTCCCCGGCTGGTGTGAGCGGAGCGGCCATGAGTTCCTTGGCGAGAAGGAAGATTCAGGCTTCTTCCGTTTTTATATCAAGAAGGGATGA
- a CDS encoding peroxiredoxin yields MAKSLGIFVTNPDNFRHVMGITKAAKAKGSKVKVFFTWTGTHCAKKEAEFPALCKLADDVSICLDSYGKQGYDRNDVPAGLEPSKMATQAQHGAIIEDYDCYISL; encoded by the coding sequence ATGGCTAAGAGTTTAGGTATCTTCGTAACCAACCCCGATAACTTCCGGCATGTTATGGGAATCACCAAAGCTGCCAAGGCGAAAGGCTCGAAGGTCAAGGTATTCTTTACCTGGACTGGAACCCATTGCGCAAAGAAAGAGGCAGAATTCCCAGCCCTTTGCAAACTGGCCGACGATGTCTCCATCTGTCTGGACAGTTATGGCAAACAGGGGTACGACAGGAATGATGTCCCCGCTGGTCTGGAACCGTCAAAAATGGCCACCCAGGCACAGCACGGGGCGATCATTGAAGACTACGACTGTTATATCAGTTTATAG
- the gspD gene encoding type II secretion system secretin GspD produces MSSKAAQLCFKYFVAGIVVFLATATLSGCAYFSGGDGADGIFDLAEISKGIEKPAPVVEEEEKVPEDEVSETAIKTVPVRDIPSRVDGRNPYLKKIKGAQPPPEPSMEVAPGEGVLLNFDNADVYEVIQVIAEILDISYIIDPQVKGVVNIRSGKKIPMSQLYAVFKKLLNINGLDIRSEGDYNYIFSAKKPSSEMVQGPDQADSLKESPSIMIQIVPVMHIPVAEAVKLLKPYLSEQGEMFTLENPNTLFVSDYESKVLDVLTILARLDVSPLSSLRVRLVRIDKAPIFELKDELVEILSSLQVNSKGYDGVSVLALERVNSLLLVSSNQELLDSATRWVTELDVVPSEGRDNIYIYNVRNSVASDLASLVNELISSSPSVTTGSSAAKSSAKSSEEKDSSATPTAITKPAKSTAVRKTGASKKSGETGESLRFAGEPVIIADDSRNIILLRAHPADYVRLTKLLERLDNIPRQVLIEVMVAEVNLNDSWAMGIEWGMKETGRLKLDGTKYTNKYFSNLSQIANGESGSPINHDSLQSVAAGFTYSVLNSAGEAMGILNAIADDTELTILSSPQVMVLNNETATVNVGQQVPIVTSQTGDINSSNLNQTIQYKDTGVILDVTPKINYDGIIILDINQQVSSASTNTLSGTESPIISNRELKTKLAVRDGQTIFMGGLIENNVNLVDSGVPFLKDIPILGWFFKYQKEVKDKTELLVMITPYVIETEDVLAQYAANFEKKMIDLRKKLNQGKKQ; encoded by the coding sequence TTGAGCAGTAAAGCAGCGCAGCTCTGCTTTAAATATTTTGTCGCCGGAATAGTGGTTTTTCTTGCCACCGCAACCTTGTCGGGATGCGCCTATTTTTCAGGTGGAGACGGAGCTGACGGCATATTCGATCTTGCCGAAATCAGCAAGGGCATTGAAAAACCTGCCCCGGTCGTTGAAGAGGAAGAAAAAGTCCCGGAAGACGAGGTTTCTGAAACGGCGATCAAAACGGTGCCGGTCCGGGATATCCCGAGCCGGGTTGACGGACGTAACCCCTACCTGAAAAAGATCAAGGGTGCCCAGCCGCCTCCTGAACCATCGATGGAAGTCGCTCCCGGTGAGGGAGTTCTCCTGAATTTCGACAATGCCGATGTCTATGAGGTGATCCAGGTGATCGCCGAGATCCTTGATATCAGCTATATCATCGACCCGCAGGTCAAGGGGGTGGTCAACATCCGATCCGGAAAGAAAATACCGATGTCGCAGCTTTATGCGGTATTCAAAAAACTCCTCAATATCAACGGCCTCGATATCCGCAGTGAAGGAGATTACAACTATATTTTCAGTGCCAAAAAGCCATCCTCGGAAATGGTCCAGGGGCCGGATCAGGCCGATTCCCTGAAAGAGTCGCCAAGCATCATGATCCAGATTGTCCCGGTCATGCACATTCCGGTGGCCGAAGCGGTAAAACTTCTGAAACCCTATCTTTCGGAGCAGGGTGAAATGTTCACCCTTGAAAATCCAAACACCCTGTTTGTCAGTGATTATGAGAGTAAGGTTCTGGATGTGCTGACGATCCTGGCCCGACTTGATGTTTCCCCCCTCTCAAGCCTCAGGGTGCGGCTGGTCAGAATCGACAAGGCGCCGATTTTCGAACTGAAGGATGAGCTGGTTGAGATCCTGAGCTCGCTGCAGGTCAACAGCAAAGGGTATGACGGCGTTTCCGTACTGGCCCTTGAGCGGGTGAATTCTCTCCTTCTGGTGAGCAGCAACCAGGAGCTGCTTGACAGCGCAACCCGCTGGGTGACGGAACTCGATGTGGTGCCGAGCGAAGGGCGCGACAACATCTATATTTACAATGTAAGGAATTCGGTGGCCTCCGATCTGGCTTCCCTGGTAAATGAACTGATCAGTTCCAGTCCAAGCGTCACCACCGGGTCGAGCGCGGCGAAGTCCAGCGCAAAGAGCAGTGAAGAGAAAGACTCCTCTGCCACCCCAACGGCAATCACTAAGCCTGCCAAATCGACGGCGGTACGTAAAACCGGGGCGTCAAAGAAAAGCGGCGAAACCGGTGAATCTCTGCGTTTCGCAGGAGAGCCGGTGATTATTGCCGATGACAGCAGGAATATCATTTTGTTGCGAGCCCATCCGGCCGACTATGTCCGGTTGACCAAACTCCTGGAACGGCTGGATAATATTCCGAGGCAGGTCCTGATTGAGGTGATGGTAGCCGAGGTGAACCTGAACGACTCCTGGGCCATGGGTATCGAGTGGGGGATGAAGGAAACCGGGCGGCTGAAGCTGGATGGGACAAAATATACCAATAAGTATTTCAGCAACCTGAGCCAGATCGCCAATGGTGAGAGTGGTAGTCCTATCAATCATGACAGCCTGCAATCGGTTGCGGCCGGGTTCACCTACAGTGTGCTGAATTCCGCCGGAGAGGCGATGGGTATTCTGAATGCCATTGCCGATGACACCGAACTGACCATTCTCTCCTCGCCCCAGGTCATGGTGCTCAACAACGAGACTGCCACCGTCAATGTCGGTCAGCAGGTCCCTATTGTCACCAGTCAGACCGGGGATATCAACTCATCCAATCTCAACCAGACCATTCAATACAAGGATACCGGAGTCATTCTCGATGTGACCCCCAAGATCAATTATGACGGGATCATCATCCTCGATATCAATCAGCAGGTCAGTTCCGCTTCCACCAATACCTTAAGTGGAACAGAGTCTCCGATTATTTCAAATCGGGAACTCAAAACAAAGCTTGCGGTTCGCGACGGGCAGACGATCTTCATGGGTGGCCTGATTGAAAATAATGTGAATCTGGTCGACAGCGGTGTTCCCTTTCTGAAAGACATCCCGATTCTGGGGTGGTTTTTCAAATATCAGAAAGAGGTCAAAGATAAAACCGAGCTGCTGGTTATGATAACGCCCTATGTGATTGAGACGGAAGATGTGCTGGCCCAGTACGCCGCGAATTTTGAGAAAAAGATGATTGATCTGCGTAAAAAACTCAATCAAGGGAAAAAACAATAG